A genomic stretch from Myxocyprinus asiaticus isolate MX2 ecotype Aquarium Trade chromosome 24, UBuf_Myxa_2, whole genome shotgun sequence includes:
- the LOC127415378 gene encoding tumor necrosis factor receptor superfamily member 14-like: MKCFLCTMCDANQGLRLKKACTCSADTFCDPLDGFYCTNRKKGSCTFAVKHSKCNPGQYIKHAGTGYTDTVCADCIVGTYSNGSLTTCQPHSKCETEGLKEIKPGTMSADAECGKSTPVYLIVGIVGPLVAAIGIPLAYRKFKTPQPRVSSKKLKGDKDLEISNAALLEALAARFDVQDGKLSNTESKINENGLLIVNLLKAVEFSAAENLVTRTSELERYKRRWNL; the protein is encoded by the exons TAAAGAAAGCCTGCACATGTTCTGCAGATACATTTTGTGATCCACTGGATGGATTCTATTGCACTAACAGAAAAAAAGGCAGCTGCACTTTTGCTGTGAAACACTCTAAATGTAACCCTGGACAATATATCAAACATGCAG gaacagGGTACACTGACACTGTATGTGCTGACTGCATAGTTGGCACTTACTCAAACGGTTCTTTGACAACCTGTCAACCACATTCAAA ATGTGAGACAGAGGGCCTTAAGGAAATAAAACCAGGAACAATGTCAGCTGATGCTGAATGTGGGAAATCAACTCCAGTTTATCTCATAGTTGGAATAGTTGGTCCCTTAGTGGCTGCCATTGGGATACCATTAGCATATAGGAAATTCAA AACACCCCAACCGAGGGTTTCATCTAAGAAACTGAAAGGTGACAAGGACCTAGAGATTTCCAACGCAGCTCTCCTGGAAGCCTTAGCTGCCAGGTTTGATGTACAAGATGGGAAACTGAGTAACACTGAAAGCAAAATTAATGAGAACGGTTTGCTGATCGTGAACCTGTTGAAGGCAGTGGAATTCAGCGCAGCGGAAA ATCTGGTGACCCGAACATCGGAGCTGGAACGCTATAAGAGAAGATGGAACCTCTGA